Sequence from the Thermocoleostomius sinensis A174 genome:
CCTTGCCCAATGCGGTTGGGGCCACCGCCCAAGATCATGACCTTGCGGCGATTGGACGATAACACCTCGGATTCAACCGCCGCTGTTTCCTGTCCTTCTTCAATGGAACTGTATTCCGACTCATACGTGGAATAGTAATAGGGCGTCAAGGCTTCAAACTCAGCAGCACAGGTATCGACGGTTTTATATACAGGGATAATCCCGAGAGATTTGCGATAGGCTCGCACCGCATCTTCGGTGGTTTTGGTCGCATAGGCAATTTGGCGATCGCTGAAGCCTTGCTGTTTAATGGCGTATAGCTGCTCCCGCGTCAGGTTTTTTAGCGGTGTTTTCTTCAAAAACTTTTCGGTTTCCAGCAGTTCCCGCAATTTGTCTAAAAACCAGGGATCGATCGCCGTCAGTTCATAGATTTCGTCATTGGTCATACCCATCTGCATCGCATGGCGCACTGTGAAAATCCGCTCTGGGTTAGGAGTGCGCAGTCCGGCCCGCAGTTGTTCTAAGCTCGGCACTTTCTCGGCGCGATCGCAGCCCCAGCCAGCACGACCTGTTTCCAGCGATCGCAGCGCTTTTTGAAACGATTCTTGGAAGGTGCGGCCGATGGCCATGGCTTCGCCCACCGATTTCATCTGCGTAGTGAGCACGGGCTGGGAACCGGGGAATTTCTCGAAGGCAAAGCGCGGAATTTTGGTGACAACATAATCGATCGTCGGTTCAAAACTCGCCGGAGTTTTCTTGGTAATGTCGTTAGGAATTTCGTCCAATGTATAGCCCACCGCCAGCTTGGCCGCCATCTTAGCAATCGGGAAGCCTGTAGCTTTTGAGGCCAGCGCCGAACTGCGCGAGACACGCGGGTTCATCTCGATCACAATTACTTCGCCTGTTTCGGGGTTGACCGCAAACTGAATATTAGAACCGCCCGTTTCTACGCCGATTTCGCGAATAATTTTGATCGAAGCATCGCGCAGGCGTTGATATTCTTTGTCGGTCAGGGTTTGTGCTGGCGCGACTGTGATTGAGTCGCCCGTGTGCACCCCCATTGGGTCAAGGTTTTCGATCGAGCAAATAATGACCACGTTATCCGCCAGATCGCGCATCACCTCTAGCTCATATTCCTTCCAGCCCAGCAATGATTTTTCAATCAAAATTTGTGACACGGGGCTAGCATCTAACCCAGACTGTGAAATTTCTTCAAATTCTTCTTGGTTATAGGCAATACCGCCGCCAGTTCCCCCCAAGGTAAACGCGGGACGGATGATTAGAGGATAGGAGCCAATTTGCTGAGCGATTGCTTTAGCTTCGGCCATACTGGTTGCCAAGCCCGAGGGACAGACGCCCACACCAATCCGTTCCATTGCCTCTTTAAACAGCTTGCGATCTTCCGCCATTTCGATCGCTGGCAGTTTGGCACCAATTAGCTCGACCCCATACCGCTCAAGGACACCAGTCTTTGCCAGCGTCACCGCCAAGTTTAGCGCCGTTTGACCACCCATCGTTGGTAACAGCGCATTGGGGCGCTCGGACTCAATAATTTTTTCAACTAGTTCTGGCGTCAGAGGTTCAATGTAGGTGCGATCGGCGGTTTCTGGATCGGTCATGATCGTGGCAGGGTTGGAGTTCACCAACACCACTTCATATCCCTCTTCGCGCAGGGCTTTACACGCTTGAGTGCCAGAATAGTCAAACTCACAGGCTTGCCCAATGACGATCGGGCCAGAACCAATTAGTAAAATTTTGTGAATATCGGTGCGACGAGGCATAGGGTCAAAGCCAATGTCAGGGTCTAAATCCAACTTATTTTAGAGGGTATTTTGTCGATCGTTCTGAATCGCCTGATTCAAGTTTGTGACGAATCCTCTGCGAAGATAGAGAATTTTGCCCTCAGCACCGCCTCTCTGTATCGCCTTCAGTATTGCCTCGCCTTTGCGGGTTGAGGATGCTTTGCTTCGCGCCTCAGCAAGTTCGCTATAGTGGTACCGATCGCCTCGTGGCAATGGGAAAGCCTATTAGAATTAATTATTAGCACGCGAACCATAACGATGCTTACCATTCCACTTACAAG
This genomic interval carries:
- the carB gene encoding carbamoyl-phosphate synthase large subunit, which produces MPRRTDIHKILLIGSGPIVIGQACEFDYSGTQACKALREEGYEVVLVNSNPATIMTDPETADRTYIEPLTPELVEKIIESERPNALLPTMGGQTALNLAVTLAKTGVLERYGVELIGAKLPAIEMAEDRKLFKEAMERIGVGVCPSGLATSMAEAKAIAQQIGSYPLIIRPAFTLGGTGGGIAYNQEEFEEISQSGLDASPVSQILIEKSLLGWKEYELEVMRDLADNVVIICSIENLDPMGVHTGDSITVAPAQTLTDKEYQRLRDASIKIIREIGVETGGSNIQFAVNPETGEVIVIEMNPRVSRSSALASKATGFPIAKMAAKLAVGYTLDEIPNDITKKTPASFEPTIDYVVTKIPRFAFEKFPGSQPVLTTQMKSVGEAMAIGRTFQESFQKALRSLETGRAGWGCDRAEKVPSLEQLRAGLRTPNPERIFTVRHAMQMGMTNDEIYELTAIDPWFLDKLRELLETEKFLKKTPLKNLTREQLYAIKQQGFSDRQIAYATKTTEDAVRAYRKSLGIIPVYKTVDTCAAEFEALTPYYYSTYESEYSSIEEGQETAAVESEVLSSNRRKVMILGGGPNRIGQGIEFDYCCCHASFALRQDGFETIMVNSNPETVSTDYDTSDRLYFEPLTKEDVLNIVETEHPEGVIIQFGGQTPLKLAVPLQEFLSQNPDVPTKIWGTSPDSIDTAEDRERFEKILRELDIRQPPNGIARSYDEALQVSKRIDYPVVVRPSYVLGGRAMEIVYSDADLERYMTYAVQVEPDHPILIDKYLENAIEVDVDAIADQTGTVVIGGIMEHIEQAGIHSGDSACSIPTISLSEVALETIRSWTVKLAKALNVVGLMNIQYAVQGDQVYILEANPRASRTVPFVSKAIGVPLAKMAVRVMAGETLKSLGFAQEIIPSHIAVKEAVLPFSKFPGSDIILGPEMRSTGEVMGIDTDFGKAFAKAELGASQLLPSKGTVFVSINDRDKAAVIPVVKDLMELGFKVVATAGTRKLLQEHGLADVELVLKMHEGRPNVVDSIKNEQIQLIINTPIGAAAQIDDRYIRRNALAYKVPIVTTIAAAKATAAAIRSLQSQPLDVKAIQDYVGR